The Streptomyces sp. NBC_00162 sequence GGGCCCGGAGCCGGTCGGTGCTGTCCTCGCTGGGCTGTACGACGACGATGCCCTGGCCGGAGAAGGCCATCTGGTAGGCCTCCCCGCTGCCCCGGCCGATCATCGACGAGGCCTTGAAGCTGCGCTTGCCCTTGACCTTGAGATTCGGCGACCAGGCGACGAGCGCGTCCGGGTCGACGTACGTCTCGTCCTCGCCACGGCCGCAGTCGACGACGATCGGCGTGCCGCGCGAGGTGATCGCGACCCAGCCGGTGCCGGCGACCTGCACGTTGAACAGGCCCTGGCCGGCGAACTTCGCCATGCCCTTGACCCGCTCGACGCCCCACTGGAGGTGGGCGTCGAAGGCGAGCAGGTTGGTGCCGTTGACGGAGAGCGCGTCGTTGTTGAGGTTGATGACGACCACGTCGGCGCCGTAGTCGGCGAGGTAGAGCAGGCCGTCACCGGTGCACTTCATCAGCGGGGCGCCTTCGCCGGTGAGCCACTGCGAGGCCATCTGGCGCACGGCCGGCGGGTTGGGCTCGTACTGCACGAAGCCCTCGTAGGCGACCATCGAGCCGGTGCGGGCGAAGAGGTCCTGGCCGCTCTGCATGGCGACCTTGAGCATGGCCCGGCCGTGGTTCTCCATGCGGGCCGTGACGGGGGTCGGGGCGTAGCCCGCGAGCTGCTGGTTCATTGCGTTCATGTCGGGCTCCCTCAGACCTCGTACGGCTGGACGACGATGAAGTTGCCGGGAGCGCCGCGGAACTGGAGGTTCACGGTCTCCCCGCTGTGGCCGGGGTAGGCGTTGCGCCGGAGCCGGACCTGACTGGAGATGATCACCTGGGAGGCGGCCGACCACGCCACGATGGCGTTGCTGTCCGCGAAGGTGGTCGGGGTGACGGGCAGGACGACCGGGACGCCGTGCGTCTTGACGATCACCGTGCCGGTGCCCTGGAACTGCATGGTGAACAGGGCCCCGCCCGGGATGCCGTGGCCTTCGATGCGGCGGAC is a genomic window containing:
- a CDS encoding AIM24 family protein is translated as MNQQLAGYAPTPVTARMENHGRAMLKVAMQSGQDLFARTGSMVAYEGFVQYEPNPPAVRQMASQWLTGEGAPLMKCTGDGLLYLADYGADVVVINLNNDALSVNGTNLLAFDAHLQWGVERVKGMAKFAGQGLFNVQVAGTGWVAITSRGTPIVVDCGRGEDETYVDPDALVAWSPNLKVKGKRSFKASSMIGRGSGEAYQMAFSGQGIVVVQPSEDSTDRLRARG